From Eremothecium sinecaudum strain ATCC 58844 chromosome III, complete sequence:
CTGAATTGAAGTCACCGTACATTACAAACTACAAAACGGCGTTTCTAGTAGATGTTTCGATGTGGATTGTAATGGAATATTGCGGTGGTGGTTCATGTGCAGAGCTTTTAAAGTATACTCCAGAACATAAAGTTACCGAAGAACAGTGCGCTTTTATAGTAAGCGAGGTATTGATAGGTCTAGATTACTTGCATTCACAGAGGAAAATTCATAGGGATATCAAATCAGCAAATATTTTGTTAACGGATAATGGACAGGTAAAATTAGGCGACTTTGGTGTCAGCGGCCAAATGATGGTTACAAGAAAGAGAGATACGTTTGTTGGGACACCATTCTGGATGGCTCCTGAGGTTATTGACAGGAATAAGCAAGGTTATAATGAGATGGCAGATATTTGGTCCCTAGGGATTACAGTAATCGAATTATTGATGGGACATCCACCGTTGGATAAATACGATGCTATGAAAGCATTAATGGCCATCCCTAAGAGGGATCCTCCAAAATTGGACAAGAAATTCTCTTCTCAAGCAAGAGATTTTGTCGCACAGTGTTTGATAAAAGATCCTTGCCAACGGCCAACTGCTTCGGAATTACTAAAACATAGGTTTGTAAAAAGGGTTCGACTATGCAATCTACGTGATCAAGTAGAACTTGTAAAGAGGAATAAAATGATCT
This genomic window contains:
- the SPS1 gene encoding putative serine/threonine protein kinase SPS1 (Syntenic homolog of Ashbya gossypii AFR724C; Syntenic homolog of Saccharomyces cerevisiae YDR523C (SPS1)); translation: MSIFSNSVPLPSSPDPSTQYEILQCIGRGNFGDVYKARDLTTNEIVAIKVVNLEDTDEPIDLLAQEIFFLSELKSPYITNYKTAFLVDVSMWIVMEYCGGGSCAELLKYTPEHKVTEEQCAFIVSEVLIGLDYLHSQRKIHRDIKSANILLTDNGQVKLGDFGVSGQMMVTRKRDTFVGTPFWMAPEVIDRNKQGYNEMADIWSLGITVIELLMGHPPLDKYDAMKALMAIPKRDPPKLDKKFSSQARDFVAQCLIKDPCQRPTASELLKHRFVKRVRLCNLRDQVELVKRNKMISFATREPKFPLLNKLYKTGKKSYLGTWDFGIMDSASPESQISPILSSTSKTPETNITVSPTLNNYYEEKAIKAAVPPQKELNFFKHVIRYSLRRVRDRARTQETKDAVDQLSVVFAEIEQNHPGLSEAFTEEVSRRMSYLKQYIT